The following are encoded in a window of Chitinophaga sp. H8 genomic DNA:
- a CDS encoding 4-hydroxy-3-methylbut-2-enyl diphosphate reductase, with product MKTFEVPVIYRSPLISAIKNSRKQQDRMKKDFTPTTLDFGPLKILLARHFGFCYGVENAIEIAFKTVEENPGKRIFLLSEMIHNPHVNNDLLQRGVQFIMDTSGKQLVPWESLNETDIVIIPAFGTTLEIESQLSSLGIEPLKYNTTCPFVERVWNKAEQIGKKDYTVIVHGKPNHEETRATFSHSRFNTATIVVKDMSEALQLATFITGEKPAAAFDQYFKGQYSPGFDVEKDLQRVGVVNQTTMLATETQAIADYIRQVMMEKYQLTENNIGERFADTRDTLCYATNDNQSAVTGMLQVPADMAIVVGGYNSSNTSHLVELCEEKLPTYFISAEDKLLNAEELLHWDFHHKQELHSRKFLPVKDQVTILLTSGASCPDAVVEGVIRKLLSFYGIEDKADALTATFANT from the coding sequence ATGAAAACATTTGAAGTTCCGGTTATATATCGTAGTCCGCTGATCAGTGCTATTAAAAACAGCCGCAAGCAGCAGGACCGTATGAAAAAAGATTTTACGCCTACCACCCTGGATTTTGGCCCATTGAAGATTTTGCTGGCCCGGCATTTTGGATTTTGCTATGGTGTGGAAAATGCGATTGAAATAGCTTTTAAAACGGTAGAGGAAAATCCCGGCAAAAGAATATTCCTGCTCAGTGAAATGATTCATAATCCACATGTAAACAATGATCTCCTGCAAAGGGGTGTTCAGTTTATTATGGATACCAGCGGAAAACAACTGGTACCCTGGGAAAGCCTGAATGAAACAGATATCGTCATCATCCCGGCTTTTGGTACTACGCTGGAAATTGAATCCCAGCTGTCCTCCCTCGGAATTGAGCCCTTGAAATATAATACTACCTGCCCCTTCGTGGAAAGGGTATGGAATAAAGCCGAGCAGATAGGCAAAAAGGACTATACGGTTATTGTTCATGGCAAACCCAACCATGAAGAAACCAGGGCAACCTTTTCGCACAGCCGCTTTAATACCGCTACCATAGTGGTAAAGGACATGTCTGAAGCCCTGCAGCTGGCCACCTTTATTACCGGTGAAAAACCAGCAGCTGCATTTGACCAGTATTTTAAGGGACAATATTCCCCCGGATTTGATGTGGAAAAAGACCTGCAACGGGTAGGGGTCGTGAATCAAACTACCATGCTGGCAACAGAAACACAAGCCATTGCAGATTATATCCGTCAGGTAATGATGGAAAAATACCAATTAACAGAAAACAACATAGGAGAAAGGTTTGCCGATACCCGTGACACGCTGTGTTATGCTACCAATGATAACCAAAGTGCGGTAACCGGTATGCTGCAGGTACCTGCCGACATGGCCATCGTAGTAGGCGGCTATAACAGCTCCAATACTTCCCATCTGGTAGAACTGTGCGAAGAAAAACTTCCTACCTACTTTATTTCTGCAGAAGATAAGCTGCTGAATGCGGAAGAGCTGCTGCACTGGGACTTTCATCATAAACAGGAACTGCATAGCCGGAAGTTCCTGCCAGTTAAGGACCAGGTTACCATTTTACTTACCAGCGGCGCCTCCTGCCCCGATGCAGTGGTGGAAGGTGTAATCAGAAAGCTACTCTCCTTTTACGGGATTGAGGACAAGGCAGATGCGCTTACGGCTACTTTCGCCAATACTTAA
- a CDS encoding tetratricopeptide repeat-containing sensor histidine kinase produces MSRIGVCFLLALLLGISREISAQDSARVYSTLDSVRRLSNDTSKVSLLVAKGKTMSRFFDSRKIENPFFQEAIALGLRLKDSHGLATAYNEIGISKRNKSQYILALDYHEKAIKYAEETKDDQLISFSLNNAGVDCRRMDKLEEGFDYHFRALQVAEKINDIRNICVATNSIGNIQLTTEKYEDALRHFTKALQLEEDSKNDLGVAINLGNIGYAYQGLKKTDLAIEFFKRSLAWNQKAKRIIGIAICYNALGAAYQDKKDYPTAMEYLQKALEVNDQVDDKVHVAESYLSIGKLLELEKKHDEAHRYLQKSIEVSQFWGFKYMLMEAYKALAANYKSSGEFEKSLAAMDKSLVYKDSILDEKSTMALAQMQAIYEVDRKDNQIRLLEHDKQINEMRTKRNAVFIFSLTGFLLMLIVGGFYYIRHRNLRAKKHTLQLELRSLRSQMNPHFIFNSLSSIHRYIWSNNQEEASDYLTKFSKLMRMILDNTQHTFISLNKELESLQLYLDLEKLRCNGIFEYEISLEGDINEEEVLLPPMIIQPYVENAIWHGLVHQSGQGILTIRVAVNGKTMSCTVTDNGIGRKKAMEIKARKGLPHNSMGMKVTEGRIDLIRRMNNTKDAHVTITDLEDPAGEPAGTKVVIVLPVEFIF; encoded by the coding sequence ATGTCTAGAATAGGTGTATGTTTTTTATTGGCCTTGCTTTTAGGGATTAGCCGGGAAATCTCTGCCCAGGATTCTGCCCGGGTATACAGTACCCTGGATTCTGTGAGAAGGTTATCGAATGATACCAGCAAAGTGAGCCTCTTAGTGGCCAAAGGTAAAACGATGAGCCGCTTTTTTGACTCCCGGAAAATAGAGAATCCCTTTTTTCAGGAGGCCATTGCCCTGGGATTGCGCCTGAAAGATAGCCACGGGCTGGCAACGGCATACAATGAAATAGGCATCTCTAAAAGAAATAAGTCCCAATACATCCTGGCACTGGATTACCACGAAAAGGCAATCAAGTACGCAGAAGAAACAAAAGATGATCAGCTGATCAGCTTTTCCCTTAACAATGCGGGGGTAGACTGCAGGCGTATGGATAAGCTGGAGGAGGGCTTTGATTACCATTTCAGGGCATTGCAGGTGGCCGAAAAAATCAATGACATCCGTAATATTTGTGTAGCTACCAACAGCATCGGTAATATTCAGCTGACAACAGAGAAGTACGAAGATGCGCTCCGCCATTTTACTAAGGCGCTACAGCTGGAGGAAGATAGTAAAAACGATCTGGGAGTAGCGATTAATCTGGGTAATATTGGATATGCTTACCAGGGGTTAAAAAAGACAGATCTGGCCATTGAGTTTTTCAAGCGCTCCCTGGCCTGGAATCAAAAGGCGAAAAGGATCATAGGTATTGCGATATGTTATAATGCGCTGGGGGCAGCTTACCAGGACAAAAAGGACTACCCTACGGCTATGGAATACCTGCAAAAAGCGCTGGAGGTAAATGATCAGGTGGATGATAAAGTACATGTGGCAGAAAGTTATCTGAGTATCGGGAAGCTACTGGAATTGGAGAAAAAGCACGACGAGGCACACCGCTACCTGCAGAAATCAATAGAAGTAAGCCAGTTCTGGGGGTTTAAGTATATGTTGATGGAGGCTTATAAAGCACTGGCGGCCAATTATAAATCCAGTGGTGAGTTTGAAAAGTCGCTGGCAGCCATGGACAAATCACTGGTCTATAAAGATAGTATCCTGGACGAAAAGTCTACCATGGCACTGGCACAGATGCAGGCCATTTATGAAGTAGACAGAAAAGACAACCAGATCCGGCTGCTGGAGCATGATAAGCAGATCAACGAGATGCGGACCAAGCGAAATGCGGTGTTTATATTTTCGCTTACGGGGTTTCTGCTGATGTTAATAGTAGGAGGCTTCTATTACATACGTCACCGTAACCTGCGGGCTAAAAAACACACGCTGCAGTTGGAATTAAGGTCGCTGCGTTCCCAGATGAATCCGCATTTTATATTTAATTCCCTTAGCTCTATTCACCGGTATATATGGAGTAATAACCAGGAAGAAGCATCAGATTACCTGACCAAGTTTTCTAAGCTGATGCGGATGATCCTGGATAATACCCAGCATACTTTTATCTCGTTGAATAAAGAACTGGAATCCTTACAGCTTTACCTGGACCTTGAAAAATTACGTTGTAATGGTATTTTTGAGTACGAGATTTCCCTGGAAGGAGATATTAATGAGGAAGAAGTCTTGCTGCCACCTATGATTATCCAGCCATATGTGGAAAATGCGATCTGGCATGGATTGGTGCATCAGTCAGGGCAGGGCATATTGACGATCCGGGTGGCGGTGAATGGTAAAACAATGAGCTGTACTGTCACAGATAATGGTATAGGACGCAAAAAAGCGATGGAAATCAAGGCACGGAAAGGGCTACCCCACAATTCAATGGGCATGAAGGTGACTGAAGGCAGGATAGATTTGATCAGAAGAATGAATAATACCAAAGACGCACATGTAACGATAACAGACCTCGAAGATCCTGCAGGGGAGCCAGCAGGTACTAAGGTGGTCATCGTTTTACCTGTGGAATTTATATTCTAA
- the cmk gene encoding (d)CMP kinase → MKKIIITIDGYSSCGKSTLAKQLAKQLGYVYIDSGAMYRAITLYFIQNRVDWADTKAVKAALKNVTLEFNPNPVTGQSEMYLNGENVEHFIREMIVAEKVSEVAAVKEVREFAVAQQQQMGNKKGLVMDGRDIGTVVFPQAELKIFMTAEPAIRVERRFKELYAKNKHVTIEEVKENLELRDYIDANREISPLRKAEDAIILDNSQLSMGDQLELVMQWVEDAIMAHTS, encoded by the coding sequence TTGAAGAAAATTATAATCACGATAGATGGTTACTCTTCCTGTGGCAAGAGTACATTGGCTAAACAACTGGCCAAACAGCTGGGATATGTGTATATTGACAGTGGAGCCATGTATCGTGCTATCACGTTATACTTTATCCAAAACAGGGTAGATTGGGCAGATACAAAAGCGGTGAAAGCTGCACTGAAAAATGTAACATTGGAATTTAACCCGAATCCGGTTACGGGGCAGTCAGAAATGTATCTGAATGGTGAAAATGTGGAACACTTTATCCGGGAAATGATTGTAGCAGAAAAGGTAAGTGAGGTAGCAGCGGTAAAAGAAGTGCGTGAGTTTGCAGTAGCCCAGCAGCAGCAAATGGGGAATAAAAAGGGGCTGGTGATGGATGGCCGGGACATAGGGACCGTAGTATTTCCCCAGGCTGAGTTAAAGATATTTATGACTGCAGAGCCAGCTATCCGGGTAGAACGGCGTTTCAAAGAGCTGTATGCTAAAAACAAGCACGTTACTATAGAAGAAGTAAAGGAAAATCTGGAGTTAAGGGATTATATTGATGCTAACCGTGAAATAAGCCCTTTGCGTAAAGCGGAGGATGCTATAATACTGGATAACAGTCAGTTAAGCATGGGGGATCAGCTTGAGTTGGTCATGCAGTGGGTAGAAGACGCCATTATGGCCCATACTTCTTAA
- a CDS encoding T9SS type A sorting domain-containing protein produces MLLASLINNTVFAQQAVYIPADGKVWSYGDVAVFGDMRNEGTLGSSAATTLYFMGKRWINGNGATLPVEGQGGMFRFTGNNILYGTVGQQLLAGGYNVASKTGASFPNLEVNNAAGILLDDLNDLKIIHHLHFSSGHIFLNGWNLEVGDHDPGTITGYSDQRFVVTGTGPAGGYLYRAQLTGASGNVVFPVGTALQHYTPVAIAQKGAPDDFKVRVFDQVYREAVSGAIIADSFVYKTWNIGRVQNTDGEAAITLQHIDAAESPTYAANRERSFITRFIDNSWNLEDTTGTKPVPGTLSTGSALQPATMQTRTITSGLGTNEFFAKTTNVLSDRPPATFMRFDAYRISVYFVQLEWSTIKEFNNLQFEIERKLDNEEDFTRIATIPTLAVNGNSNILLNYEFRDANSYDGWSYYRIKAVSRNGKYVYTTIRAVPPMIQIDVYPNPNAGQFKVRMHGIRTPMLLQITDVWGQVVRQQEILTNGEVEIRNMPAGTYFLVMYHKATQVIGYRCKVIVIDH; encoded by the coding sequence TTGCTTTTAGCCAGCTTAATTAACAATACGGTTTTTGCCCAGCAGGCGGTGTATATCCCTGCTGATGGTAAAGTATGGAGCTATGGGGATGTAGCTGTTTTTGGCGATATGCGCAATGAAGGTACACTTGGTTCATCCGCGGCTACCACCCTGTATTTTATGGGTAAAAGGTGGATTAACGGAAACGGGGCTACGCTTCCGGTGGAAGGGCAGGGAGGGATGTTCCGTTTTACGGGGAATAATATCTTGTATGGCACAGTAGGGCAGCAGTTATTAGCCGGTGGTTATAATGTGGCTAGTAAAACGGGTGCCAGCTTTCCTAATCTGGAAGTGAATAATGCAGCGGGGATATTACTGGATGACCTGAATGACCTGAAAATTATACACCACTTGCATTTCAGCAGCGGGCATATTTTTCTAAATGGATGGAACCTGGAAGTAGGGGATCATGACCCGGGTACTATTACCGGGTATAGTGATCAGCGATTTGTAGTAACCGGCACCGGCCCGGCCGGTGGGTACCTTTACCGGGCGCAATTAACCGGGGCCAGCGGCAATGTTGTTTTTCCCGTTGGCACTGCCTTGCAGCATTATACACCTGTGGCGATCGCACAAAAAGGTGCGCCGGATGATTTTAAAGTAAGGGTATTTGATCAGGTATACCGGGAGGCGGTAAGTGGGGCTATCATAGCAGACAGCTTTGTATACAAAACCTGGAATATAGGGCGTGTGCAAAATACTGATGGGGAAGCAGCTATTACCTTGCAACACATAGATGCTGCTGAATCACCCACGTATGCGGCCAACAGGGAACGAAGTTTTATTACGCGTTTTATAGATAATTCCTGGAACCTGGAGGATACCACAGGCACTAAACCTGTTCCAGGTACCTTATCTACCGGCAGTGCGCTGCAGCCGGCAACGATGCAAACACGTACGATTACCTCCGGGTTGGGTACAAACGAATTTTTTGCCAAAACAACCAATGTGCTGTCTGACAGGCCACCGGCAACATTTATGCGGTTTGATGCTTATCGTATATCCGTATACTTTGTACAGCTGGAATGGAGCACTATAAAAGAATTTAATAACCTGCAATTTGAAATAGAACGTAAGCTGGATAATGAGGAGGACTTTACAAGGATTGCCACTATACCCACGCTTGCTGTAAATGGGAATAGCAATATTTTGCTGAATTACGAGTTCAGGGATGCCAATAGTTATGATGGATGGAGTTACTACCGGATTAAGGCCGTTTCCCGTAATGGAAAATATGTTTATACTACCATCAGGGCGGTACCTCCTATGATACAGATAGATGTATATCCTAATCCCAATGCAGGCCAGTTTAAAGTACGCATGCATGGTATACGTACGCCTATGTTACTGCAGATCACGGACGTTTGGGGACAGGTAGTACGTCAGCAGGAGATTTTAACCAATGGCGAAGTAGAGATCAGGAATATGCCTGCAGGTACTTATTTCCTGGTAATGTATCATAAAGCTACCCAGGTAATAGGCTACCGTTGTAAGGTAATAGTGATAGATCATTGA
- a CDS encoding rhomboid family intramembrane serine protease: MNGTSIQSDIRYWLRQGNMVNNLLFWNIIIFLVINLVRLIGYLAQLPGLFPVYVYDQITLHSQLSQFITKPWGLFTYMFSHVGIFHIFFNMLNLYWFGNLFRSFLGNRRILPLYLLGGITGGLLYMLCYNLFLPQPVDGTMLGASAAVMCILVATATLMPNYEIGLLFFGGIRLKWIAIALIVLGLISIPDGNLGGIIAHMGGALMGFCYIKILQSGTDLCHPLIRFFEMISNIGTRKSQPERKFKPKKSPLKVVRNNDENPQSKLDLLLDKINEKGYNSLSNEEKAWLDKVSKER, translated from the coding sequence ATGAACGGAACTTCAATTCAATCGGACATACGGTACTGGCTCAGACAGGGTAACATGGTGAATAACCTGTTGTTCTGGAATATTATCATCTTCCTGGTAATTAACCTGGTACGCCTGATAGGGTACCTGGCGCAGCTTCCCGGCCTGTTTCCCGTTTATGTGTATGATCAGATCACCTTACATTCCCAGTTATCCCAATTTATTACCAAACCCTGGGGACTGTTTACCTACATGTTTAGCCACGTAGGCATCTTTCATATCTTTTTTAACATGCTGAATCTTTACTGGTTTGGCAATCTGTTCCGCTCTTTTCTGGGCAACCGCAGGATCCTTCCCCTATATCTGCTGGGAGGTATTACCGGTGGTTTGCTGTATATGCTTTGTTATAATCTATTTCTGCCTCAGCCAGTGGATGGCACCATGCTGGGCGCTTCTGCGGCTGTTATGTGTATACTGGTAGCAACAGCCACACTAATGCCCAACTATGAAATCGGCCTGCTGTTTTTTGGTGGTATCCGCTTGAAATGGATTGCGATTGCCTTGATTGTATTGGGGCTGATATCCATTCCCGATGGCAACCTGGGAGGTATTATTGCGCATATGGGAGGTGCTTTAATGGGCTTCTGTTATATTAAAATACTGCAAAGCGGTACGGACCTCTGTCATCCCCTGATCCGTTTTTTTGAAATGATCAGCAATATCGGTACCCGTAAAAGCCAACCCGAACGCAAGTTTAAACCTAAGAAATCACCCTTGAAAGTAGTCAGGAACAACGATGAAAATCCGCAATCAAAACTGGACCTGCTCCTGGACAAAATAAATGAAAAGGGCTATAACAGCCTTAGCAATGAGGAAAAAGCCTGGCTGGACAAGGTCAGCAAGGAAAGATGA
- a CDS encoding RNA polymerase sigma-70 factor, whose amino-acid sequence MMHQGDEKGTLVLLQQGNVAAFREIYARYYSALYNYALGMVKIPALAEDVVQDVFLKIWEVRARINPSLSFTAYLYRIARNNIFKRWKKIAVDQQLRDQVMLQLSANANSGSAELQVQWKAYQELLNKAVDNLPPQRKRVYQLCREDGRTYEETANELGISKHTVKEHMTLATRYIREYFYRHAGISLALLAAILETPDHL is encoded by the coding sequence ATGATGCATCAGGGGGATGAGAAAGGAACTTTAGTGCTTTTACAACAGGGTAACGTCGCTGCCTTCAGGGAGATATATGCACGTTATTATTCCGCTCTGTATAATTATGCGTTGGGTATGGTAAAAATCCCTGCCCTGGCAGAAGATGTTGTGCAGGATGTTTTTCTTAAAATATGGGAGGTCAGGGCGCGTATTAATCCTTCCTTATCCTTTACAGCCTACCTGTACCGTATTGCCCGTAATAATATATTCAAACGCTGGAAGAAGATCGCTGTAGACCAGCAGCTTCGCGACCAGGTAATGTTACAACTTTCAGCTAATGCCAATAGCGGGAGTGCCGAATTACAGGTGCAATGGAAAGCCTACCAGGAGTTGTTAAATAAAGCAGTAGATAATTTGCCCCCCCAGCGTAAACGCGTATATCAGTTATGCCGCGAAGACGGTAGAACCTACGAAGAAACAGCCAATGAACTGGGTATTTCCAAGCATACTGTTAAAGAGCATATGACCCTTGCCACACGCTATATCCGGGAATATTTTTACCGGCATGCCGGTATTTCTCTGGCGTTGCTGGCTGCTATTCTGGAAACCCCGGACCACCTTTAA
- a CDS encoding LytR/AlgR family response regulator transcription factor, with translation MSEIKAIIVDDEQHCIEALQTMLQKKCPEVTVLAGVKSVQEAKDLVDELQPDLVFLDVEMPHQNGFELLKMYDKVNFEVIFTTAYEQYALKAIKFNALDYLLKPFSIKELQDALEKVKEKQQTRLKDHTVSPLEIFMQNMKTLQQTHKKIALPTINGLVFMPVQKIVRCESTGNYTKIFFTDKKHLMVSRPLKEFEELLTDVDFFRVHNSHLINLQQMQSYIQGEGGFALMSDGTQVEVSRRRKADFLKKAMQF, from the coding sequence ATGAGTGAAATCAAAGCCATCATTGTCGATGATGAGCAACACTGCATTGAAGCCCTGCAGACCATGTTACAAAAGAAGTGCCCGGAAGTTACGGTACTGGCAGGTGTGAAAAGTGTGCAGGAAGCCAAAGATCTGGTAGACGAGCTTCAGCCGGATCTGGTATTTCTTGATGTGGAAATGCCCCATCAGAACGGGTTTGAGTTGCTGAAAATGTATGACAAGGTGAATTTTGAAGTGATCTTTACAACAGCCTATGAACAGTATGCCTTAAAAGCAATCAAGTTCAATGCACTCGATTACCTGTTGAAACCCTTCAGCATAAAAGAGCTGCAGGACGCCCTGGAAAAAGTAAAGGAAAAACAACAGACCAGGCTGAAAGACCATACTGTTTCCCCTTTGGAGATATTCATGCAAAACATGAAAACCCTCCAGCAAACACATAAAAAGATAGCCCTGCCTACAATCAATGGATTGGTATTTATGCCCGTACAGAAGATCGTCCGTTGCGAATCTACCGGTAATTACACCAAAATATTTTTTACAGACAAGAAACACCTGATGGTGTCCAGGCCATTAAAAGAGTTTGAGGAGCTGTTGACAGACGTGGATTTTTTCCGGGTGCATAACTCCCATTTGATCAATTTGCAACAGATGCAATCTTATATTCAGGGAGAAGGTGGTTTTGCACTTATGAGCGATGGTACGCAGGTAGAGGTGTCCAGAAGACGCAAAGCCGATTTCTTAAAAAAGGCGATGCAGTTTTGA
- a CDS encoding STAS domain-containing protein, producing the protein MKFKIDTKEKIVVFTPQETVLDANLSDAFVEIITHLKELKERNLILDMQLVKEMSPETVKAILTVYQRLYDNSHSCAITHLNSSLTQILKEAGDDMLNIAPTLSEAIDLIMMEELERELMRDEE; encoded by the coding sequence ATGAAATTCAAAATTGATACCAAAGAAAAAATTGTTGTTTTTACCCCCCAGGAAACAGTTTTGGATGCTAATTTGTCAGACGCTTTTGTAGAGATAATTACCCATCTGAAGGAGCTAAAAGAGCGCAATCTCATACTGGACATGCAATTAGTAAAAGAAATGAGCCCTGAAACTGTAAAAGCCATTTTAACAGTTTACCAGCGTTTATATGACAATTCGCACTCCTGCGCCATCACCCACCTTAACAGCTCATTAACACAAATCCTTAAAGAAGCCGGCGATGATATGCTCAATATTGCCCCTACTCTTTCTGAAGCGATAGACCTGATCATGATGGAAGAGCTGGAACGTGAACTCATGCGCGACGAGGAGTAA
- a CDS encoding ATP-dependent Clp protease ATP-binding subunit, with the protein MDQNFSPQVKEIISFSREEALRLGNDFIGTEHLLLGIIREGEGTAVKILQALNVDLYELRKEVELAVKDKTGKNIANINSLPLTRQAEKVIRVTVLEAKALKSPTVETEHLMLSILKNKENVCTQILQQFDVDYDTFKNELGFVKSADPKADFDDPGEEEFEDERKSYASKAKQTNTKSKTPVLDNFGRDITKLAESGSLDPIVGREKEIERVSQILSRRKKNNPILIGEPGVGKTAIVEGLALRIVQRKVSRVLFDKRVVSLDLAALVAGTKYRGQFEERMKAIMNELEKNRDVILFIDEIHTIVGAGGASGSLDASNIFKPALARGELQCIGASTLDEYRMYIEKDGALDRRFQKVIVDPPTVEETIQILNNIKPRYEEYHNVSYTDDAIEACVKLSDRYMTDRLLPDKAIDVLDEVGARVHLKNINVPQNILDLEKQIEDIKQEKNKVVKSQRFEEAAALRDTEKKLGEDLERAKAVWEEEVKHKRYPIDEEAIAEVVSMMTGIPVKRMVQAETEKLRRMGEDLKGAVVGQDDAIIKVTKAIQRNRVGLKDPKKPIGTFIFLGPTGVGKTELAKALARYMFDSDDALIRIDMSEYMEKFSVSRLIGAPPGYVGYEEGGQLTEKVRRKPYSVILLDEIEKAHPDIYNLMLQVLDDGILTDGLGRKVDFKNTLIIMTSNIGARQLKDFGAGVGFTTAAKAVTEEENTKAVIEKALKRTFSPEFLNRIDDVIIFNSLSKEHIYTIIDITMKSVLKRLQNLGFSLELTEEAKGFLADKGYDQQFGARPLHRAIQKYLEDPLAEEILNMNIHNGDVLIADLDKENQKLFFTLKNQSKSNLPEKSEV; encoded by the coding sequence ATGGACCAGAATTTTTCACCGCAAGTAAAGGAGATCATTTCATTTAGCAGGGAGGAGGCTTTACGCTTGGGAAATGACTTCATTGGCACAGAACATCTGCTGCTGGGCATCATCCGGGAGGGAGAGGGAACGGCAGTAAAAATTCTGCAAGCGCTGAACGTAGACCTCTACGAACTGCGCAAAGAAGTTGAGTTGGCCGTTAAAGATAAAACGGGAAAAAACATCGCCAACATCAACAGCCTTCCGCTAACGAGACAAGCAGAAAAAGTGATCCGTGTTACCGTACTGGAAGCAAAAGCACTAAAAAGCCCTACAGTCGAAACGGAGCATTTGATGCTATCGATCCTGAAGAATAAAGAAAACGTTTGTACACAAATCTTACAACAATTTGACGTGGACTACGATACTTTTAAAAACGAATTAGGCTTTGTAAAATCTGCTGATCCTAAAGCAGATTTCGATGACCCCGGAGAGGAAGAATTTGAGGACGAAAGAAAAAGTTACGCATCCAAAGCCAAGCAAACAAATACCAAATCCAAAACTCCGGTATTGGACAACTTTGGTAGAGATATTACAAAGCTGGCCGAAAGTGGCAGCCTGGATCCTATTGTGGGCCGTGAAAAGGAAATCGAACGTGTGTCGCAGATCCTTTCCCGCCGCAAAAAGAACAATCCGATTCTTATTGGTGAACCCGGTGTGGGTAAAACAGCTATTGTGGAGGGCCTGGCCCTGCGCATTGTGCAGCGGAAGGTATCCCGCGTGCTTTTTGATAAGCGCGTAGTGAGCCTGGATCTGGCAGCACTGGTAGCTGGGACAAAATACCGTGGCCAGTTTGAAGAAAGGATGAAGGCCATCATGAATGAACTCGAAAAGAACCGGGATGTGATCCTGTTCATCGATGAAATTCATACCATTGTAGGTGCAGGTGGCGCTTCCGGTTCACTGGATGCTTCCAATATCTTTAAACCTGCATTGGCAAGAGGAGAACTGCAATGCATCGGGGCTTCCACATTGGATGAATACCGCATGTACATTGAAAAAGATGGTGCACTGGATCGCCGTTTTCAAAAGGTGATCGTGGATCCGCCAACAGTGGAAGAAACTATTCAGATTCTGAATAACATCAAACCGCGTTATGAAGAATATCATAACGTAAGTTACACCGATGATGCTATTGAGGCATGTGTTAAACTGAGCGACCGCTACATGACAGACCGTTTGCTGCCCGACAAGGCGATAGACGTACTGGACGAAGTAGGTGCAAGGGTACACCTCAAAAACATCAACGTACCGCAAAATATCCTGGATCTGGAAAAACAGATTGAAGATATCAAGCAGGAAAAAAATAAAGTGGTGAAAAGCCAGCGTTTCGAAGAAGCGGCTGCTTTACGCGATACCGAAAAGAAACTGGGTGAAGACCTGGAACGTGCGAAAGCCGTTTGGGAAGAAGAAGTGAAACACAAACGCTATCCCATCGATGAGGAAGCTATTGCGGAAGTAGTGAGTATGATGACCGGTATTCCGGTGAAACGGATGGTGCAGGCAGAAACTGAAAAATTACGCCGCATGGGTGAAGACCTGAAAGGGGCCGTAGTTGGACAAGATGATGCAATTATCAAAGTAACCAAAGCTATACAGCGTAACCGTGTAGGATTGAAAGATCCTAAAAAACCAATCGGTACATTTATTTTCCTCGGACCAACCGGGGTAGGTAAAACAGAGTTGGCAAAAGCACTGGCCCGCTATATGTTCGATTCAGACGATGCATTGATCCGTATCGATATGAGTGAATACATGGAGAAATTCTCTGTGAGCAGACTGATCGGTGCGCCTCCGGGCTATGTGGGATATGAAGAAGGTGGGCAGCTGACCGAAAAGGTGCGCCGTAAACCATACTCCGTAATCCTGCTGGATGAAATCGAAAAAGCACACCCGGACATTTATAACCTGATGTTGCAGGTACTGGATGATGGTATTCTTACCGATGGTTTAGGCCGGAAGGTAGACTTTAAAAATACCCTCATCATTATGACCTCTAACATTGGTGCCCGTCAGTTGAAAGACTTTGGTGCTGGTGTAGGTTTTACCACCGCTGCTAAAGCAGTAACAGAGGAAGAGAATACAAAAGCAGTGATCGAAAAAGCACTGAAACGGACCTTCTCTCCAGAGTTCCTGAACCGTATTGACGATGTGATCATCTTCAATTCTCTGAGCAAGGAACACATCTATACCATCATCGATATCACCATGAAGAGTGTGCTGAAACGTTTGCAAAACCTGGGCTTTAGCCTGGAGCTGACGGAAGAAGCTAAAGGATTCCTGGCAGATAAAGGATACGATCAGCAGTTTGGGGCAAGACCATTACACAGGGCTATCCAGAAATACCTGGAAGATCCTTTGGCGGAGGAAATCCTGAACATGAATATCCACAATGGGGATGTATTGATCGCCGACCTGGATAAAGAAAACCAGAAATTGTTCTTTACACTGAAAAACCAGTCTAAAAGCAATTTGCCGGAGAAATCAGAAGTGTAA